The Treponema sp. OMZ 790 genome includes the window TCCATATAGGAAGCATCATGCAAGTTGCATAATACAACCCCTGCAACATAGGCACCGGTAATATCGGCAATACCGAAAAATCGTTCGGTACAATAGGCAAAAATCAACGCAACCCCTAGCCCGTAAATCGAAATACGGTGAGTATGAGGATGCCTTTTATCATACCATTTGAAGATTCGGTAAATCACATAGCCTACTACCAACGAAGCGGCAAAGAACGCTGCCGTTTTTATAATAAGTGCGAGGTAGTCGCCCTTACCGGAACTTGCACCGAGTACAACCGTTAATGCAATAATGCCTAAGACATCATCGATGATTGCAGCACTGATAATTGTTTGCCCGACTTCCGAATTTATCTTTCCCAGCTCTTTCAATGCGGCAACGGTAATGCTCACCGAAGTCGCCGTTAAAATAGTCCCGATAAATAGGGCTTGATAAAATACGGGCGTTCCAAAACCGTCGAAACCCCAAAAGCCTAAGGCCATAGCCGTACCTAAAACCAATGGAACGATAACGCCGCAAGCAGCGATCACTGTGGATTTGATACCGGATGCAACAAGTGATTTTAAATTAGTACCCAATCCGGCAGAGAACATAATCAGGATAACGCCGATTTCCGACATATATCCGATAAACTGATTGGTTTCGGCATAGATAATGTTCGGTTCGACTCCGCCGAAATTACGAAAAAAAGGCAGGTAGCGTAATAAAAGCCCTGCAACAATTTCACCGGCAACTTGCGGAATATTCAGTTTTTTTGCAAGAAGGCCGAGGTACTTTGCAACAATAACGATAATTCCAACGGAAAGGACAATTTGCAAAGCAATTTCGCCAATAGGTATTTTACCAGCAGACATAAACAGCTCCCATTTTTAGTCCATTATATCACAGTATCATTTATTCGTATAGTGCCGGATTTGCCTCACCTTAAATCTAATATAAAATAGACACTGTGAGATTTTACGTCCACGCTTGACAAATAGGGGGTATTTTTAATAGACTATAATTATAGGAGAATTTTAGGCATTATGAAACTTTATAGTAGAAGACAGACCCTCGTATTTTCGCTCATTGCAGCGGTTATTTTTGCAAGTGCAGGTTTTTTTGCCGGTATAAAATATAGTACAGGAAACGCCGGCTTAAGTGAAATTCAAAGCGGAACCTCAAGCAACCCTGCCGATTTTGAAGAAAGTGCAGAAAACGGATTTGTTCAGACGGAAAATTCGCACAATTTAAATATGCAGCAACATGGAAATACGGCAGCTTTAAATACAGCAAATGAAAAAGGATACATGGGCTATAGTCCTGCCGAAACACAAAACATTCACGTATATGAAACAACCAATGAAGGTGTTGTAAACATCACAACCGAAACCATGGGCGTCAACTGGTTTTTTGAACCCGTTCCAGTCGAAGGCGGTTCAGGTTCAGGCTCCATAATCGATGAAAGCGGCTTAGTGCTGACCAACACACACGTAATTGCAGAAGCTTCAAAGATTTTTATTTCGCTCCATGACGGAAGTCAATATGAAGCCAGAGTTGTAGGAATGGATCCCGAAAACGATTTGGCCGTTTTAAAATTCGATCCGCCAAAAAACGTAAAACTTACGGTTATAAAATTCGGAGATTCTGCCGGCTTAAAAGTCGGCCAAAGAGTTTTAGCCATAGGCAATCCCTTCGGCTTGGAAAGAACTCTTACCGACGGAATAGTCTCGGCCCTGAAACGCCCTATTCAAAACGATAAAAACATCATAATCAAAAATATGATTCAAACCGATACGGCCATAAACCCCGGAAATTCGGGCGGCCCTCTTTTGGATACAATGGGAAAAATGATAGGCATCAATACCATGATTTATTCCACATCCGGAAGCTCGGCAGGTGTCGGCTTTGCAGTTCCCGTAAATACGGCTAAAAGAGTTGTTGCAGACATTTTAAAATACGGGAAGGTCATCCGCGGTTCTATAGATGCCGAATTGGTTCAAGTTTCAGGACGCCTTGCCTCTTACGCAAAGCTGCCTGTTTCTTACGGGCTTCTTGTTTCCGAAGTCAAAAGAGGAAGCAATGCTGCAAAGGCCGATCTTCGAGGAGGAAATGAAGCTGTCCGCTCAGGCATAGGAAGATACAGCTCGGTATTTTACATAGGCGGAGATATAATCGTCGAAATAGCAGGGCAAAAGATAAACAATATAACCGATTATTATTCGGTGCTGGAGGATAAAAAGCCGGGAGAAACGGTAACGGTAAAAGTTATTAGAGGAAAAAAACTTATTGATTTACGCGTAACTTTATCGGAACGAAATTAAGAGCCGATGATCGATTTAAAAAAAATTTTTAAAAAAATTTCATGGAAGATTAAAGGTATCTCGGTTTATGCCCTCGTCGGTGAAAGCGGAACGGGAAAGAGCTTTAGGGCAAAGCTGCTTGCCGAAAAATACGGCATAAAGCTCATCATCGATGACGGGCTTTTAATCTGTAACGATAAGATAATTGCAGGCCAGTCTGCAAAAAGAGAAAAAACTTTTTTGGCTGCCGTCAAGGTAGCTTTGTTTGACGACAAAAAACATAGGGATGGGGCTGCCAAGGCTTTACAATCCCATAGCTTTAAAAAGATTTTAATATTGGGCACTTCGGAAAAAATGGTAAATAAGATTGCAGCCCGCCTTCAAATTCCTCAACCTCAAAAAATAATTAAGATAGAAGATATTGCAAGCAGAGAAGAAATCGAAACGGCAATGAGATCGAGGCGGGTTGAAGGTAAACATGTTATACCTGTTCCCTCAATCGAAGTACAGCGCACCTACCCCCAAATCTTTTACGACAAGATTCGCCTCTTTTTTAAAAACAAAAAAACACCCTTTGTAGGAACGGAACAATCAAAGCTCTTTGAAAAGTCCGTAGTCCGTCCGGAATTCTCAAAGGTTGGTACGGTTGAAATATCCGAATCTGCTTTAAGCCAGATGGTATTTCATTGCCTTGAAGAGTATGACAAGGAAATCGTCATAAAAAAACTAAGCATAAAAAAAGAAGAAGACGGATACCGTTTGGACTTAACCGTAGATATCCCCTTCGGCACCCAGCTGACGGGAAAGATCCACCAGCTGCAAAAATATATAATCGAACATATAGAGCGGTACACAGGTATATTAATCTTGCAGATAAATATTATTATCGACAAGATAAGGGAGCCTAGCCCTTAAAATCCAAACCTATCAAGTAAGTTTCAAAACTTGAACTGCGGCAGGCCTCGGGCTTAAAGGCCCTAGCTGTCTTAAAACATTTCCGCAAGTTGTTTAAGTGGATTTGCTGATCCCCTCCTTGTAATATCTTTACCACAAAGGCTCCACCTTGTTTAAGCTGTTCTTGGGCATAATAAATTGCGAGCTCTACCAGGCCCGAAGATCGGGCAGTATCGACGGTCTTGTTGCCTGTAGTTGCGGGGGCTGCATCGCAGATGACAGCATTATAGGGCCCAAGCTCTTTTACCGATTTTATAATCCCCTTATCGAACATATCGCCTTGAAAAAAACTAAGACGCTCATCATAGACCGAAGAATCCAAGGGCTTTAAATCGACGGCAGTTACCCTTCCCTCTCTATTTAAAAAGCGCAAAACATAGACAGTCCAGCTTCCGGGAGCAGCACCCAAATCCAAGACCTTATCGCCGGGCGAAAAAAGATTGAATTTTTTATTCATCTCTTCAAGCTTGTACACGGAGCGTGCAGGATAGTTTTCTGAAAAAGCCTTTTTTGACCAATAGTCCGGTTCGCTGTATTTATTTTTTGCCATTCGATTTTTCCTTTTTGGATTGAGCTTCTTTTTCTTCCAACATCTGGGCCGTATCTTCTGCAATTTCGGCTGCATATTCATCGAGCTTTCGATGGAGGGTTCTGCGTCCTATCCCCAAGATATCGGCAGTCTTGGACTTATTGTTGTTTTGGTTTGCAAGTGTCTGCAAAATAATTTGCTTTTCGGCTTCGGCCATATTTACACCCATGGGAATGCGGATTGAAGAAGCCTCGGCCTTTTCGCGTAAGGCGGCAGGGAGGTCATCAAAATGAATTACATTATCCGAGCTCATTACGACGGCACTTTGAATACAGTTTTGAAGCTGCCTTATATTTCCCGGCCACTCATAATTGTAAATTGCAGTTCTTGCACGAGGCTCCATAGAATCTATTTTTTTATCGTTCTCTTCGGCGAATTCCTTGATAAAGGCGGCAGCCAAAAGAGGAATGTCTTCTTTGCGCTCACGCAAGGGCGGAACATGAATATGCACAACATTCAATCTAAAATAAAGGTCTTCCCTGAAATTTCCTTTTTTTATTTCTTCGATCAGGTCCCTGTTGGTGGCGGCAATTATCCTTGTATCGACACTAAGAGTTTCGGTTCCGCCTACCCTTTCAAACTTTTTTTCTTGGAGAACGCGCAAGAGTTTTACCTGTATCATTTGGTTGACCTCGCCTATCTCATCCAAAAAAAGAGTTCCGCCGTTTGCAATTTCAAAACGGCCTCTGGTACGCTGAACTGCTCCCGTAAAGGCTCCTTTTTCGTGACCGAAAAGTTCCGACTCCAAGAGGCTTTCGGCAAAGGAAGCACAGTGAACCTGTACAAAGGGCTTATCCTTCCGGTTAGAAAGATTATGAATGGCACGAGCTATCAATTCTTTTCCGACTCCGGTTTCTCCGGTAATTAAAACGCTGGCCTTTGTGGGAGCAACTTTTTTTATATCCTCAAAAACCTTTTCCATAAGGGGACTCTTCCCTATGATATTTTCAAAGCTTTGTTTTGTTTCGATGTCGTGTAAAAGAGCACGGTTTTGAAGAACAAGGGCGCGGTTTTGTAAGGCTCTTTTTACCAAGAGGAAGAGACGCTCCAAATCCAAAGGCTTGGTTAAAAAATCGTAGGCTCCCATCCTCATGGCTTCAACAGCCGTCTCTACCGTGCCGTGACCGGTTAACACAATTACGGGAACTCCGGGAGTTTTTGAAATAACTTCACGGAGAACATCTTCGCCGCTAAGTTCGGGCATTCTTAAATCGGTAATTACAAGATCGACTTCTTCTTTTAAGGCAATATCCAAGCCCGTTTTTCCGTTGTCGGCCGTGATTACTCCGTAACCTTCATCTTCCAAGGCCATCGCAAGGCCTTCGCGGATATTTTTTTCGTCATCTATAACCAAAACAGTAAATTTCATTTTATATCCTTTACCGAATCAAAGTCGGAAGTTTTATCGGAGAGTAAAAGCGTTGCCCCCTTGCGTTCTATCGGAAGCGAAAATTTAAAACTTGTTCCCATGCCGTAATCGGAATAAACGTTTATGTCGCCCCCATGTTCCTTGATAACCTTATAGGTCATGGTAAGGCCTAATCCCGTTCCGTCATGCTTTGTAGTAAAATAGGGCTCAAAGATTTTGTGAAGGTCTTCAGGCAAGATACCCTGTCCCGAATCCGAGATAGATACAAAAATAAAATCGTTTTCGCTCTTTGTCGAAATATCCAAAAAGCCTCCGTCCGGCATTGCGGACTTTGCATTCGTCAATACGTTCATAAAGGCCTGCCGTAAAAACCTTTCATCGCCTTGAATTTTAGGAAGCTCCTTTGAAAAGTTAAGCGAAATGGTTATACCCTTATCGTTAAACTCGTCAAAAAAGGTATCGTATAAATTCTTTAATAGAACATTTATATCTACCGGAACAAATTCGAACTTTAAAGGACGCACGGCAAACAAAAAATCCACTACAATTTTATTTAGCCTTTCAATTTCTTCTTCGATAACGTTAATATGTTTTTGAGCCTTTTGGTTTATGGATAAATTACAGGCAGTAAAATTTTTCTTTAAAAGCTGTAAGTGGATGCTGATCGCTGCAAGCGGGTTTTTAATTTCGTGGGCAACGGCGGCTGCAACATTTGTAAGGCTTGCAAGATTTTCAAGGCGGCGGTTTTTAATTTCTTCACTTCTTTTTTCGGTAATGTCCGCAATCATAATTATCGTGCCTTGGATTTTTTTTTCTTTTACCAAGGGAAGAACCGAAACTTCAATGTACTTATTTTTACCTTCGGGCAAGCCGGCTTTAAGGTTAAACTCTTTTGAAGTTTGTCCGCTTTCATTTTCAATTACGTAAGAAACAAAGTCCGCAATATCCTGAATCTTTATATGCTCCCATACGTTTTTTTCATGGCTCTCGCCAAGCGGAGTGCCTAAAATTCTTTCGGCAGCTCTATTCGATTTTATAATTTTATTTTCTGAATTTGCAACTATAACGCCGTCGTTTAAAGAATCCATTACGGAGTCCAAAAGAGAATACTCGTTTGCAAGCAGCTTTACAAAGGTGCGGAGCTGGGCCTCATTCATGCTCGGGGACTTTTGTATTCCCCTTCTCATAAACTCTCTCATATAAGCTTTTCCTTAATGCCTTCCGCCAAGTTTTCTAGGGCGGCCTGAGGAGAGATATTAAAAATATCTACAGCGGCTTCGGCATTTTTTATCAAGGCCGTTATCTTAAAATAGGACTCAAGTTCCAAGGCGGAACATTCTTCATTTTTTAGGCCTTTCTGCAAAAAAAACAAAAGGCTGTTTAAAAACAAAACATAAATCGTATGCGGCTTACATTTATTTAAAAGGTTTACAATATTCGACACCGTGCAATTTGAATTGTCGTAATGATTTTCGTTTTTGTAATCAGTGACCGAATTATAAAGAGCAGAGGGAAGAATTTTATTTTGCCTGTCTATGAGTAAAAAAATATACTCGTAAAATAATGAAGCAGCATTTTGAATTGTCCTAAAACTTACGGGTAAAAAACCGTAAAGGTAAGAGCTTAAAAGATTAAATTTTCCGAAAGGTTCATGGGAAACTTCTCCTTTAAAAACCCTTCTTATAACTTCTTCTTGAGATTTTTCATCACGCTCTTTAAAATTATAGGGCCTTACCCTCGATAAGATGGTAGGCATAATCGCTCCTCGATGGGCGGTAGTCAAAATAAATATTGCATAGGAAGGCGGCTCTTCCAAAATTTTTAAAAAAGCATTTCTCGCTCCTTCCTGCATCTTATCGGCATTTTCGACTATCAAAACTTTTTTTATTCCCGAAGGCATCAGGCGCACCCATGATGAGGCCTTTCTAACCTGATTGATGGGAATCGTATCGTACATACACTCGTCTTGAAGCTTTGTGCTTTTTAAAACAAGGCTTTCCGCAATTTTACTCAAAGTTTTTTCATCCATGGTTTCTATAGGAACCGAACATAGATCGGCTAAGAGTTCTTCAATCTCCGCAATGACGGGAGCAGCTTTAACAAAACGGGTTTCATCCGTATCCCAAAGACGGGGATCGAATCGGGAGGTAAGTTTTCTGACACTACGCAAAAACAAGTATCTGGAAGAAATAGTTTTTGTCTTTAACAAGGTTTCGCAGGCAGCCTTGATTTCGGGGCTGTGATCTCGTGCACCCAAAATAAGAACATCCGGAGAAATCATCTCTTTTTGCCTCAAGCATGAAGAGCAGCTACATGTCCACTGTCCCGATTCGGTACATGAAACGGAGCGGGCAAGCTCAAGGGCAGCAGTCAGCTTCCCCGAACATTCGGGCCCCGAAAACAAAATCGAAGGCGGAAGTTTTTTTTGTTCTATATCCCGAATAAGCCTAAGCCCTGCTTCCTGATCTATCAGATTTTCAAACATCAATAACTCCTATAAAAACTTTTTGCAGGAAGCCTAAGCTTCCGAAAAAAGTTTTTTCAAGTAGTTTTGCTTTTGCAAAACTACATATAATAACACGATGTTTTGTGCAAAGCACAAAACTCGAAGATAAACAGTGAGGCAGATGTGCCGAGCTGTTTATCGTAACTCCTGATCTATAACTGCTTAGTTATATCTAAAATAAACGGAGAAAGTATTTTAGCAAAAATACTTTCGCTTAATATCTTATCAAACGA containing:
- a CDS encoding cation:proton antiporter, translating into MSAGKIPIGEIALQIVLSVGIIVIVAKYLGLLAKKLNIPQVAGEIVAGLLLRYLPFFRNFGGVEPNIIYAETNQFIGYMSEIGVILIMFSAGLGTNLKSLVASGIKSTVIAACGVIVPLVLGTAMALGFWGFDGFGTPVFYQALFIGTILTATSVSITVAALKELGKINSEVGQTIISAAIIDDVLGIIALTVVLGASSGKGDYLALIIKTAAFFAASLVVGYVIYRIFKWYDKRHPHTHRISIYGLGVALIFAYCTERFFGIADITGAYVAGVVLCNLHDASYMEKKIDINSYMFFSPIFFTSIGLKTDFSGLNMSLLWFSIAFVLVGCISKIIGCGGSALTLGFKRKESLQIGLGMMVRGEVALIVAQKGLAVGMVKAEYFAPVILLIIVSSMIVPILLGKAFSDRTFEPPMKEQV
- a CDS encoding S1C family serine protease — translated: MKLYSRRQTLVFSLIAAVIFASAGFFAGIKYSTGNAGLSEIQSGTSSNPADFEESAENGFVQTENSHNLNMQQHGNTAALNTANEKGYMGYSPAETQNIHVYETTNEGVVNITTETMGVNWFFEPVPVEGGSGSGSIIDESGLVLTNTHVIAEASKIFISLHDGSQYEARVVGMDPENDLAVLKFDPPKNVKLTVIKFGDSAGLKVGQRVLAIGNPFGLERTLTDGIVSALKRPIQNDKNIIIKNMIQTDTAINPGNSGGPLLDTMGKMIGINTMIYSTSGSSAGVGFAVPVNTAKRVVADILKYGKVIRGSIDAELVQVSGRLASYAKLPVSYGLLVSEVKRGSNAAKADLRGGNEAVRSGIGRYSSVFYIGGDIIVEIAGQKINNITDYYSVLEDKKPGETVTVKVIRGKKLIDLRVTLSERN
- a CDS encoding RlmE family RNA methyltransferase codes for the protein MAKNKYSEPDYWSKKAFSENYPARSVYKLEEMNKKFNLFSPGDKVLDLGAAPGSWTVYVLRFLNREGRVTAVDLKPLDSSVYDERLSFFQGDMFDKGIIKSVKELGPYNAVICDAAPATTGNKTVDTARSSGLVELAIYYAQEQLKQGGAFVVKILQGGDQQIHLNNLRKCFKTARAFKPEACRSSSFETYLIGLDFKG
- a CDS encoding sigma-54 dependent transcriptional regulator; this translates as MKFTVLVIDDEKNIREGLAMALEDEGYGVITADNGKTGLDIALKEEVDLVITDLRMPELSGEDVLREVISKTPGVPVIVLTGHGTVETAVEAMRMGAYDFLTKPLDLERLFLLVKRALQNRALVLQNRALLHDIETKQSFENIIGKSPLMEKVFEDIKKVAPTKASVLITGETGVGKELIARAIHNLSNRKDKPFVQVHCASFAESLLESELFGHEKGAFTGAVQRTRGRFEIANGGTLFLDEIGEVNQMIQVKLLRVLQEKKFERVGGTETLSVDTRIIAATNRDLIEEIKKGNFREDLYFRLNVVHIHVPPLRERKEDIPLLAAAFIKEFAEENDKKIDSMEPRARTAIYNYEWPGNIRQLQNCIQSAVVMSSDNVIHFDDLPAALREKAEASSIRIPMGVNMAEAEKQIILQTLANQNNNKSKTADILGIGRRTLHRKLDEYAAEIAEDTAQMLEEKEAQSKKEKSNGKK
- a CDS encoding nitrogen regulation protein NR(II) — translated: MREFMRRGIQKSPSMNEAQLRTFVKLLANEYSLLDSVMDSLNDGVIVANSENKIIKSNRAAERILGTPLGESHEKNVWEHIKIQDIADFVSYVIENESGQTSKEFNLKAGLPEGKNKYIEVSVLPLVKEKKIQGTIIMIADITEKRSEEIKNRRLENLASLTNVAAAVAHEIKNPLAAISIHLQLLKKNFTACNLSINQKAQKHINVIEEEIERLNKIVVDFLFAVRPLKFEFVPVDINVLLKNLYDTFFDEFNDKGITISLNFSKELPKIQGDERFLRQAFMNVLTNAKSAMPDGGFLDISTKSENDFIFVSISDSGQGILPEDLHKIFEPYFTTKHDGTGLGLTMTYKVIKEHGGDINVYSDYGMGTSFKFSLPIERKGATLLLSDKTSDFDSVKDIK